Within the Erigeron canadensis isolate Cc75 chromosome 6, C_canadensis_v1, whole genome shotgun sequence genome, the region tataGATTTGTTACTCTCCAATAAAATTCTAGAAGAAATAATATGTGAAAACACTATAAACCACATGGATAGTTAGTCTACACTGAattatcaagttttttttaaaggataacAAAGGGAAGATTgaatagagaaagaaaagaaaaaagttatatatcaaaaaaggcATTCTCGAGTTACTTGGAAAACTaatgataagaaaaagaaaatataaagttaatagcattcttgagttagaaagaaaagaaaagaaagagaaaaaagttataactttacAATTATGTCATTTCATCTTTAAGATTGTCTTTAGTTAATAAGGGTAAATTGATACTTATACACTTAAGTTAAAAGTTTTTCATCCAAATCCTTCCAAAAATGGGAAGAAAGTTTTTACATCCAAAAcacctttgtttttcttttcttccttttttttttctcttagaaaaaagactcaaaaatacaaaatgagagaattttttaatcttttctttttttatcctttataaaaaaaaattcaaaaatggaGTGTAAATGTCTAATAAGTATTTTGGAAAAATTAAACCCATCAAAAGCATTAATGTAGGTTTGAGGTAGTTTAGGAAGAAACATAATTAAGAAAGTTAATACACTGATTACTGATACACATATCAAGTGGCAGAAACTAGATTTCGCATTCCCACAACCTACAGATTTCGTCTCAACTCTCACCACCAAATTTTGTTTGCTTATTGCCTTATTGGCATTGCCATTATTTTATTCACCGATTGCCACTACTATTATTCACAACCTACATATGTAGAAAGAACATCAATCACATTTCCCTTTCCCCCCTCTTCCTTTCATTCATGTTGAACCCAACTGTATTATTTCAGCTTTCTTGACAAAGCCATTAAACCCCCCCTGCCCTGCCCTGCCCTTCCATTTATTGCATTcaattcttcaaaatcaaaccAAAATATGCCTCAAACTCACTCTTCTAACACTTACATTCTATTGTTTTGCCTCTTGACATCTCTGTTTTCTGTCATTAGAGCCACTTTTAACCTCACTCTTCCTCATCAACACCCTTATCCTGAAGCTGTGGTTCAAGAAGTACAAAGGTCACATTCTTCACAATAATCTTGTTTTTTCAAGCATTATTTGGTAAATTTAGGACAAATCCTATATGGGTTTTGCTCATTACTGTGTTTCACTAGATGGGTAtctttcttttaacattttttttaatataaaaaagctACTTTTTACAAAATTCCTGATCTTGGTTTTGCTCATTACTGCATTTTACTAGCTGGGTATAAATCTTTTtgcaataatataaagaaaagataCCTTTTTTTTAGTGAAATCAGAAATTTCCTTTTATGGGTTTTGCTTATTACCACATTTTAGCATCTGGGTatcaatttttttgttataaaattggACATTTTTTAGTGAAATCAAAAATTTCTTTTCTGGGTTTAGCTCATTACCACATTCTACCATGTCAGTATCTTCAGTTTAGAAAAATAGACTAGTATTTAGGGGGTTTTTGGCTTAgcttaatttgttcatttttgactaattttgctaatttattgtatatatacatacaggaGACTAAATGTATCTATATACAGAAGAGAAATGCTGGAAAGTAgtacaaccaccgccaccagcACTGGTGGCGGCGGTAGCAGCAGCTGTCTCACCGGAAACCCAATCGACGACTGCTGGAGATGCGACCCAAATTGGGCAAACAACAGGCAACGTCTCGCAGACTGCGCAATCGGGTTCGGGAAATCCGCAGGAGGCGGAAAAGGCGGTCAGATCTACATAGTAACTGATTCCTCGGACCACGACGTCGTTTCACCGACTCCAGGCACTCTGCGTTACGCCGTGTTACAAACCGAACCCCTTTGGATAGTATTTCAGTCAAATATGGTAATTAAGTTAAAACATGAATTGAtaataaatagttataaaaCAATAGATGGGAGGGGAGCCAATGTGGCAATAACAGGAGGTGGATGTTTAACTATACAGTATGTAAGCAATGTGATCATACATAATATTCGGATTTACGACTGTAAACCATCTGGGAATGTTAATATAAGGTCAAGTCCATCACATGTTGGATTTAGAGGAAAATCGGACGGTGATGGGATATCGATTGCTGGATCAAGAAATATATGGATAGATCATTGTTCATTATCACATTGTACTGATGGGTTGATAGATGCTGTGTTGGGATCCACTGCTATTACTATTTCAAATAGCTATTTTACTCATCATAATGAAGTTATGCTTATGGGTCATGACGATGATTATATGCCCGACAAAGGAATGCaggtgaactttttttttttttgtttgtgtttttagattagtagtttgtgttttttgatgtttgtgtgtgtgatgTGTAGGTTACATTTGCATTTAATCATTTTGGGAGAGGTTTGATACAAAGGATGCCAAGGTGTAGACATGGGTATTTTCATGTGGTGAATAATGATTTTACGGAATGGAAGATGTATGCGATTGGTGGGAGTGCTGATCCGACGATAAATAGTCAGGGAAATCGATACATTGCACCACCAGATGCTGATTCCAAAGAGGTAAGTTTTTTAGTGATTGTTTTGTTTCTCAAGATGAACTCTTATTAGGCTGGAATTTCACTTTATTGGTGACCATTATTCACTGATGTGCTTGTTTTTTGGTCAATGTGGTTCTATGATTTAAACTTGGttcactgtttaatcatccCTTGTTGAGAAACATATCAAGAATAGGAGATCATATTGATTAAATTAGATAAAACCATGATGAAACATTGCTTTGTTATATGAAGCATCATTGTTTCTTTAATTTGATCCGAGTTATCTTTCCATTTTTGGCTTAAAGACTAAACATCCATGTTACTCTGTAAGTGCATAATCTTTAGAAATGTATTTTTGGATGTCAAATCTTGCATTATTTAGAGACTATTTAAAGTTTTAGTGTTCCTTATATGGTTTAACATTGTTTGTGTATCACTTTGGTAGTGGCTTCTTACTGTTTGCTCCGATCTTGATCAGGTTACCAAGAGAGTGGACACCGATGAGGGTAACTGGGCAGGGTGGAATTGGAGAACTGATGGCGATATAATGGTAAATGGTGCATTCTTTGTGCCATCAGGCGACGGCATGAGTGGAATCTATGCAAAGGCAGCAAGCTATGAGCCGAAGTCAGCCAACCTTGTAACGCAACTGACGATGTACGCCGGAGTCTTTGGTGGGCCAAGGTATTTGGTCCTACATTCTTACATATTTCTACACTTTACAACTAGCATGAGAGCTTATGTTATTATAGTAATTGCACATCCAAATGCCCCTTTTGGCCTTTTCATCCAACTTGCTATGTAATTATCTTTTCTTTGTAGATTTGATGGCCTAAAATCCTAAATGTCCATCCTACCCTTTAGTGGTTACAAGAATATCTATATTCTTGCTATTCCCACTCCACTTTTCACTCCTTATTACATTTGTTGCATTACCAAATGTACACATGATGTAACACCACATCACTTTACTGTGGGCGCACGTGATAGTGTGGGGGAATCTTTAGCAACCAAATACGCCAACGGTCATGAGTTGTATTAACTAATTTCGAAGTACAACTTGTATTTCATTATGTACAACTCATTTTACTCACATTGTCATTGGTATATTTAGACACATCAAACATTTTCCTTTTAGATTATACTAGCTATTCTAAATCAGGAGTTGAGGTGATGCTTATTGCgtatacaacaaaatttagcCATAGGTATAATTGATACATGTTTATGGTTAAATTTTGTTGTGTACATAtcacttttcattttaatcactcataaagatatattttattgtttcttAAGGACTTTTTAGTGATATTAACTAATGAGCCATAAGTTTTCTTTTTCACAAGTTTTTGCTCGAAATATGTATTCAATGTATTTGATTATAATAAGAAAACTATGCGATAAGTTAAccttttaactatatatttgGATTTTCTTAAACCAGTTTAAGACAAGTTGTTTTCTACTAAAATATAGTGTAGGGTCCAGTGGTGGTTTAAATCCAGTTTATGGCACTaaacactaatttttttttagctcAAAGAGTGTTCCCACTGCCATCTTGGAAAGTAGGTTAATACCTTAAAAAAAGGGCATGAAGTGTCTTCTTCCTTGATAAAAGGGACAGTGGACCTTTTTTCTAAGGGTCAATAGTCTCACTGGCATCCTTGGGGTTCCAATTggaaattattaaaacaaaatttattagtTCTAAATATCTAAACCAAAAATATCCACTTAGCTCACAATTAGGAAAAGGCAATCCttccttttatataaatataaattatgcaAATGGAACTTGATTTATTATATCCTGACCAAAAGTCCCTCTAATCTATTAGCTGAAAATAGGGCAATGCTGCTTTTTTGGTTAACAATCGTCATCGAGGtcatacaactatacaagtaaAAAGAAGCGAAAGGGTAGTCTTGATCCTTTTCATTTGTCAAAGAGAACAAACGGGTTCCTAAAAGGTACTTGATTAGGAGTTTCTTATTAAAATGCCCAATGAGGTCTTGCGGTTGGAAAACCGGCAAGAGGTAAAACTGTCATTTACTAAATAAAA harbors:
- the LOC122604090 gene encoding probable pectate lyase 5, translated to MPQTHSSNTYILLFCLLTSLFSVIRATFNLTLPHQHPYPEAVVQEVQRRLNVSIYRREMLESSTTTATSTGGGGSSSCLTGNPIDDCWRCDPNWANNRQRLADCAIGFGKSAGGGKGGQIYIVTDSSDHDVVSPTPGTLRYAVLQTEPLWIVFQSNMVIKLKHELIINSYKTIDGRGANVAITGGGCLTIQYVSNVIIHNIRIYDCKPSGNVNIRSSPSHVGFRGKSDGDGISIAGSRNIWIDHCSLSHCTDGLIDAVLGSTAITISNSYFTHHNEVMLMGHDDDYMPDKGMQVTFAFNHFGRGLIQRMPRCRHGYFHVVNNDFTEWKMYAIGGSADPTINSQGNRYIAPPDADSKEVTKRVDTDEGNWAGWNWRTDGDIMVNGAFFVPSGDGMSGIYAKAASYEPKSANLVTQLTMYAGVFGGPRDDDGSESFTDGTITGDSASGNTGRGSDSDGDYFGMIFGGGSVATSPPSTIVLFTLLILCIAITTKNCGGLITVLLL